The Pseudoalteromonas rubra nucleotide sequence AGCAAAACATGCGGTAAGACAAAATGTTAGAGTAACTTCTCCATGAACAGTAACGACTGGCCATGATATTCACCCCGATCAAACTGATTATATCCCTGCTTTTGATAAATATGGATCCCACGGGCATTTTCACTAAACACATCCAGCCAAATACGTTTACGTCCAAGCACGTCGATGCAGTATTGTTCCATGCTGTTCATTGCGTGTTGACCAATCCCACGGCCTTTTTCACTAACCACAATTCTGCGAAACTCGACACTGGAAGTACCATCCAGAGAAAGAATGATAAAGCCAACCAGAACTTGGCTATGGTAGATAGATAAATAAATTACCTGGGCTTGTGCCATCGCGACAAGGTGTTGCTCTGCGCTATAGGGAAGAATAAAACCTGCGGTATCACTCGCACTTTCCATCTCCACAAAACGCTCAACCTCTACAATTTTTGATTCTTTTAATTCGATCACTAGACTTGCCTTAAAATGACCCCATACCTGAGTCTCTATCTGTTTGTATATTCACGGGCAGCGGGTTTAACCACTGTCAGCTACTTTAACAGGATAAGACTCAACTGTACCAGGCGTTATGCAGACGTTTCCTGGCTGTGTGGAGACCACGAAATGCACTGTATTTGCGGCACCCAGATATACCCTTGCTTGTCGCAGCCATAGGTCATCCCCTTGGCACTAATCTGGTACAGCCCGGCAATATACAAACAAAATATGGCATCCAGTGCGTCTTAATTACTTTTGAGCGCTTGCCCGCTCAACGAGTCAATATGGGCCTCAGTCAAAATATAGGAGAACCGCTCTGGTATCTGGAGTGCCAAAACCTTTGAGGAAGCGAGCTGTGCAATTAAACTGGCCAACGCAATCTGACCAGCTTTTCGCGTGGTCACATCCCCTTTTTTATAAAGCAGCCTTTCGGGCAACTCAAAACACTCAATCATCGCAGGGTGCGGATAACACTCAATTTGCCATTGTGAGTCAGCCAAATGCCCAAACCCAAGTTCCTGCAATGCCATAGAGAGTACAACACTTGACGCAGCAGGGTATAAGGTGGTGTTTGATGTATGACAAGACGCTTTTCGCGAGCCATAGTCCCTGCTAAGTTGCTTTTCACACTCCCGCTGGCCAGTCTGATTTTCAATGATCAACGGCGCATCAATCGCTATGCCAGTAAGCGAAGGTTCGTTCGCGATGAACGCCATTACATCAGTGATCCCAAACAGTGTGGACTCCAAGGCTTCCAGAGACAATACACCTCGCTCCAATTGTCCGATTGCCGCCGCGGATGGATTCTTTTCACTATGCCAGGCCAGATCGAGTCCCATCAACTTCATGATATTCTCCTTTGCACTTTGTTATTTTTATTAGCCATGTTTTACCTGTTTCACCGTACCTCAGTGGCCAGTTTTAGTAAATGTGCACTGAAGTTCAGGCCACGCCGCTTTGCATCCGTCAGGTTAACGCGAAAACTGAGATTATTGGCATCGGCTATCAGACCTATCATGGCCCCCTGACGAAACCCTTCGCTGGTATCGGCCACCACTAACACCGGAGACTGTTCCAGATCTTCCAGCCAGTATTGGGTTTGTTGGCGGTTTTGCTGGCTTAAAAACAGAATATCGCATTGCGATACTTGCGCATTGTCGGGCAACTCAATGACTTCCGTGTCATCATCCACTTCCTGCTCGTGCAGCAAAGAATTAATGGCCTTAAAGAGATCGGGGTTTCCGACCACACAAAAGCTCAGTTTATCGGGCGGAGGCGGCGGCCATTTACTAAACTGACTAAAACGATATAAAAACGCCGCCTTAAGCTCGTTTTCACTCAGGTTCTGAGCCTTTCCCTCAGACCAGAACAATAAAAAAAATACCGCAACAAGCAGCTTAATCATTGTTCCAGCTCCAGTTAACCGACAAGTGCACCTGACGACGACGTTGCAGATAAGGCACAAACCCGTCGTCGGTAATATCGAGTATTTCTTTGTCGGTAATATTCCTGACGCCCAGAGCAACGAATAAGTCCTCCTCGTTTTGCCAGTTTACACTGACATCATGACTGGCAAAGCCCGGTAAATGACTGTCAAAGGTTCTTCTTTTACTGACGGCATAAGAATTCAAACTCAGCGTAAAGCCTGAACGACCAAGCGGTAAGCTAAAACGCACCTTACCGATAAACTCCGGCGAGTTGGCAATACCAAATCCACCTTTTAGTCGCGAGCGCTGAATAGCTGTGCTGGCGATCAGTGACATACCGTTGGCCCAGCGTTTGTCCGCGCCAAACTCAAAGCCATGACTACGAATAGGTGGCGGATTAAAGTAGATTGGCCGGAAGAAATCCTGATGGATGAGGTTGTCTATGTTGGCGTAGTACAGCGTACTAAACGACGACAGCGAATCACTCCATCGCTGTACCAGGCTGATTTCATTATAATCAATGGTTTCATTGTTTGGATTAGGCTCATTGAATACGTTGTTCGCATTTCGTTCGAGGAAGTTTGCAACTCTGAACGCCCGGCTATGGCGCAGTAACAAGTGGTGGCCTTCTGTGACACTGTATTTGGCAGTAAAACTGGGTGACCATCTGGCTGAACTAAAGTCAGAATTATCATACCTCAGCGCCCACTGAAATTTGAACTTAGGGGTAATACGCCACAAGTCCTGAACATACACACCATAGCGATTTTCATTGCTTTTTTGCTCAAAATTAAACTGCGTGGGTAGGCTGGAGCGGGAGCTAAACTCCTGCCGGTG carries:
- a CDS encoding YfiR family protein, translating into MIKLLVAVFFLLFWSEGKAQNLSENELKAAFLYRFSQFSKWPPPPPDKLSFCVVGNPDLFKAINSLLHEQEVDDDTEVIELPDNAQVSQCDILFLSQQNRQQTQYWLEDLEQSPVLVVADTSEGFRQGAMIGLIADANNLSFRVNLTDAKRRGLNFSAHLLKLATEVR
- a CDS encoding DUF429 domain-containing protein, with protein sequence MKLMGLDLAWHSEKNPSAAAIGQLERGVLSLEALESTLFGITDVMAFIANEPSLTGIAIDAPLIIENQTGQRECEKQLSRDYGSRKASCHTSNTTLYPAASSVVLSMALQELGFGHLADSQWQIECYPHPAMIECFELPERLLYKKGDVTTRKAGQIALASLIAQLASSKVLALQIPERFSYILTEAHIDSLSGQALKSN
- a CDS encoding GNAT family N-acetyltransferase — encoded protein: MIELKESKIVEVERFVEMESASDTAGFILPYSAEQHLVAMAQAQVIYLSIYHSQVLVGFIILSLDGTSSVEFRRIVVSEKGRGIGQHAMNSMEQYCIDVLGRKRIWLDVFSENARGIHIYQKQGYNQFDRGEYHGQSLLFMEKLL